The Solanum lycopersicum chromosome 9, SLM_r2.1 genome window below encodes:
- the LOC104649089 gene encoding uncharacterized protein: MKSLFSKPISSPGRTEKFPPPLMRFLRSNVGSKSNRARARASPMFLRKNKNNIAIEKTQEPSSPKVTCIGQVRVRRSSNKTTKKRKRIEQKKTQKKCCKLQLHKPISNLKKWVCCFPFGYCVKQVESAQKVTIDAQIIAISESEKNKDDYAGCNVNPPVNALILTRCRSAPYRSSSLASKFWGSPLNNKNPQKNNIREPEEEEEEPQPPPPSVLEKWDSGSRKSHGNEEMQSSINGESSKGCVHPLLLTRCKSEPSTTGERLNPTRFSDTNPLS, from the coding sequence atgaaaagtttattttcaaaaccCATTTCAAGTCCAGGTAGAACAGAAAAATTTCCTCCGCCATTAATGAGATTCTTAAGAAGCAACGTCGGAAGCAAAAGCAACAGAGCAAGAGCACGAGCTAGCCCTATGTTTCTGcgcaaaaacaaaaacaacatcgCCATTGAAAAAACTCAAGAACCTTCTTCCCCAAAAGTCACTTGTATAGGTCAAGTCCGTGTTCGCAGATCCTCGAATAAAACCACGAAAAAACGAAAACGTATAGAACAGAAGAAAACCCAGAAGAAATGCTGTAAATTACAGTTACACAAACCcatttcaaatttgaagaaatgGGTGTGTTGTTTTCCGTTTGGGTATTGTGTAAAACAAGTCGAATCAGCTCAAAAGGTTACCATCGACGCACAAATCATCGCAATTTCTgaatcagaaaaaaataaagatgattaCGCTGGGTGTAACGTCAATCCACCGGTAAATGCATTGATTTTGACTCGATGTAGATCAGCACCATATAGATCTTCATCATTAGCTAGTAAATTTTGGGGTTCTCCATTGAACAATAAAaatccccaaaaaaataatattcgaGAACcggaggaggaggaagaagaaccTCAACCTCCTCCTCCTTCGGTTCTCGAAAAATGGGATTCAGGATCGAGAAAAAGCCATGGAAATGAAGAAATGCAGAGCTCCATTAATGGAGAAAGTAGTAAAGGTTGTGTTCATCCATTACTTCTTACAAGATGTAAATCAGAACCATCAACAACAGGTGAAAGGCTTAATCCAACAAGGTTTAGTGATACTAATCCtctaagttga